In the genome of Streptomyces fagopyri, the window CCTCGCCTCCTACGCCGCCGACTCCGACAAGCAGCAGGAGTGCGTGGCCAAGACCGCCGCCAAGGACGCCTACAACTGGGGCTACGACCCCTATCACTACACGGTCCCCGAGGGCTCCTACGCCACCGACCCCGACGGCACCGGCCGCACGGTCGAGTTCCGCAGGATGGTCAAGTCGCTGAACGAGGACGGCCTGCGCGTCGTCATGGACGTGGTCTACAACCACACCGCCGCCAGCGGCCAGGCCGACACCAGCGTCCTCGACCAGGTCGTCCCCGGCTACTACCAGCGGCTCCTCGCCGACGGCAGCGTCGCCAACTCCACCTGCTGCGCCAACACGGCCACCGAGAACGCCATGATGGGCAAGCTGGTCGTCGACTCCATCGTCACCTGGGCCAAGGAGTACAAGGTCGACGGCTTCCGCTTCGACCTCATGGGACACCAGCCCAAGGCCAACATCCTCGCGGTCAGGAAGGCCCTCGACGGGCTGACCCCCGCGAAGGACGGCGTCGACGGCAAGAAGATCATCCTGTACGGCGAGGGCTGGAACTTCGGCGAGGTCGCCGACGACGCCCGGTTCGTCCAGGCGACCCAGAAGAACATGGCGGGGACGGGCATCGCGACCTTCTCCGACCGCGCCCGTGACGCCGTCCGCGGCGGCAGCCCCTTCGACTCCGACCCCGGCGTCCAGGGCTTCGCCTCGGGCCTCTACACCGACCCCAACTCCTCGACCGCCAACGGCACCACGGCCGAGCAGAAGGCCCGCCTGCTGCACTACCAGGACCTGATCAAGGTCGGCCTGACCGGCGACCTGGCGGCGTACCGCTTCACCGGCACCGACGGCAAGGAGGTCGAGGGCTCCGAGATCGACTACAACGGCCAGCCCGCGGGTTACGCGGCCGCGCCCGGTGACGCCCTCGCGTACGCCGACGCGCACGACAACGAGTCCCTGTACGACGCGCTCGCCTACAAACTGCCGGCCACCACGAGCGCGGACGACCGGGCGCGCATGCAGGTGCTCGCCATGGCGACGGCCACCCTCTCGCAGGGCCCGTCCCTCTCCCAGGCCGGCTCCGACCTGCTGCGCTCCAAGTCCCTCGACCGCAACTCCTTCGACAGCGGGGACTGGTTCAACGCCGTCCACTGGGACTGCCGGGACGGCAACGGATTCGGGCGCGGTCTGCCGATGGCGGCCGACAACCAGTCCAAGTGGCCCTACGCCACACCTCTGTTGAGCACCGTCAAGGTCGGGTGCGGACAGATCCAGGGCAGCTCGGCCGCGTACCAGGACCTGCTGCGGATCCGAACCACCGAGAGCGTCTTCTCGCTCGCCACGGCCGGCCAGGTGCAGTCGAAGCTCTCCTTCCCGCTGTCCGGCAAGGACGAGACGCCCGGGGTGATCACGATGAAGCTCGGCGACCTCGTCGTCGTCCTCAACGCGACGCCCCAGCGCCAGGAACAGCGGATCGGCTCGCTGTCCGGGACGCGCTACGCGCTTCACCCGGTGCAACGGGCGGGCGCCGACCCCGTCGTCAAGTCCGCCGCGTACACGAAGGACACGGGAACCTTCACCGTTCCGGCACGGACTGTGGCCGTCTTCTCCCGGACCCCCTGACAAGGGCATTACCTTGGTGGGGCGGACCGGGAACCCGGTCCGCCCCACCGGCGTGCCCGAGGCTCTCAGTTGGACGGCAACAGCAGAAGGAACGGCACGACCACCGCGCTGGTCGTCGACGACGTGGCGGCCGACCGGCTCGCCGTGAGCGCGCTGCTGCGCGGCGCCGGTCACGAGGTCGTTCCCGTCGCCACCGCCGCGGACGCGCTGCGCGAACTCGGCGTCCGGCTGCGCGAGGGCACCCTGCCGGACGTGCTTCTCGTCGACGTGCGGCTGCCGGACATGAACGGCTTCGAACTCTGCCGCCGGCTCAAGGCACATCAGGTCCTGGCCACGCTGCCCGTGGTGCACCTCTCGGCCGCCGGCGCGGCCCGCGACGACCGCCGCCGCAGCCTGGACTCCGGCGCCGAGGCCTGTCTGACGGTGCCGGCCGACCCGGAGGAGATCCACTCGGTCGTACGGGCCGCGGTGCGCGCGGCCCGGCTGCGCGCGGAGGACCAGGCCCTGATACGACGGCTGACGCTGCTCTCCGAGACCATCGTCACCGTCCAGGCCGCGCGCAGCCTCGACGAACTCGTCGACGCGGCCGCCGAGGGCACCGCCCGGCTCACCGGCCTGCCGGCCGTCGTGTTCGTCCTCGGCCCGGAGGGCGAGCTGTACCGCGGCATGTCCCCGAAGCGGATCGACCTCGCGCTGCCCGGCCGCGGCGCGCACGACGCCGTGGCCCAGCTGATCGCCAGGCTCGGGGCGGGCCGGGCCGTCGTGCACCGCACCGTCGTCCACGCACCGCTGTGGCCCGCCGGGTTCTTCCGGCCCGGCGTCGAGGACGACGCCCGGCTGGTGCTGGCCCAGGGCGGCAAGGCACCGGTGTGCCTGGCGACGCCCGTACGCGACTCGCGCCCCCAGAGCCCCGCCGACGAGGCCGGGGTGGCCCGGCTCGCCCAGGCCACCGCACTCGCCGCCGAGCCGCTGCTGATGTACGAGGTCGAGCGCCATGTCGCCCTCACCCTGCAGCGCAGCTTCCTGCCCCAGCCGGACAAGCTGCCCGACCTGCCCGGTGTCGACATCGCGGTGCGCTACGAACCCGCGTCCCAGCAGGCCGAGATCGGCGGCGACTTCTACGCGGCCCTGCGCACCGACGACGGTGTCCTCGCCGCGGTCGGCGATGTCGTCGGCCACTCGCTGGACGCGGCCACCGTGATGGTCGAGATCCGGCACGCCCTGCGCGCCTACTGCGTCGAGGACAGCGACCCGGCCGTCCTCGCCGAGCGCCTCGACCGGATGCTCCAGCGCTACCACCCCGAGGTCACCGCGACCGTCTGCCTGATGCTGGTCGAGCCGGACACCGGGCGGGTACGCATCGCCAACGCGGGCCACATCCCGCCACTGGTCGTACGGGGTTCGGGCGGCGCCGACTACGCCAAGGCCCACGGACCGCTGCTGGGCCTCGGCCTCGCGGTGAACCGGCCGACGCCCACCGAGCTGTTCCTGGAGCCCTCGGACCGGCTCCTGGTGGTCACCGACGGCCTGATCGAGACCCGTGGCACGGACCTCGCGATCTCCATGGAACGCCTGCGCGTGGCCGTCGCCGACGCCCCGCCCGGGGTGCGCCCCCTGTGCGACATGCTCCTGGACCGCTTCGGGCGGGACCGGGAGGACGACGTCGCGATGCTGGCGCTCCAGCTCAGGCCGGGGCAGGTCAGGCCCTAAGGTGAGTGCGTTGACCTAGAACGGGAGTGCCCATGCCGCAGATCACCGTCGACTACTCCGACGCGCTCGACGACTCCTTCGACCGGCGCGGATTCGCGCTCGCGCTGCACCCGGTGGTGGTCGAGACGGCGGCCGCGCGGATCGAGGCGTGCAAGACGCGGTTCCGGCCGACCGGGGACAACGTGGTGGGAGCGGAGGCGGACGGACACGCCGTCGTGCACGTCACGCTCGCCCTGCTCGCCGGCCGCAGCGAGGAGACCAAGGTCCGGCTCACCGAGTCGGTGCTGGAGCTGGTGCGCAAGTACGTCGAGCCCGTCGACGGTGTCGTGCTGCACGCCTCCGCCGAGGTCCGGGATCTCGACCCGTCGTACCGCAAGTCCGAGCAGTAGGCCGGCACCGGGCCCGCGGTCACGCCTTCGGGGGCGCGGCCAGCGCGATGAGCCGTACGGCGAGGTCGGTGAACGGCCCGTCGCCCGGCTCGCCCTGGAGCGCACCGCGCAGCAGCGCGCCCAGTTCCTCGTCGCGCGCGGCGCTCACCGCGGCCAGCGCCGCGAAGTCGTGCACGAGCTGCACCTCCAGCTCGCCGCGCGGGATCCGCCGGCCGTCCAGCCAGATCAGTGCCGTCGATTCGACCAGCGAGATCCACGAGCGGACCACCAGCTCCAGCCGGGCGGGCGCGTTCTCGACCTTGAGGTGCGCCAGGATCTGGACATACGCGGCCTGCCGCACGGCGTCGACGAGCGCGTTGGTCTTCGAGGAGCCGACCGCGGGCCCGCCGCGCATCAACGCCGAGAAACCGGGCCCGTGGTCGTCCACGAAGTCGAAGAAGCGGCGCATGACCCGCAGCAGCCGCGCGCCCAGCGGCCCCTCCCGCGGTTCCACGAACCGACTCGCGAGATCGTCCGCGGCGCGCTGCAACGCGGCTTCGTACAGGCTGAGTTTGCCGGGGAAGTAGTGGTAGACCAAAGGCCGCGAGATGCCGGCCGCCGAGGCTATCTCGTCGATGGAGACCTCGTCGGGCGAGCGTCGGCTGAACAGTTCGAGGGCGACGCCGATCAGCTGCTGCCGCCGCTCCTCGACACCCATCCTGCGGCGTACCCCGGTTGTCATGCGAACACCTTACCGATCGGATCCGGCCCGGAACGGGCCGGACCGACCATGGTCGTTCACATGTCCAGCACGAGGCGGTCACCGTGCGCCCGCGACACACAGATGAGCATGGAGTCGCCACGCTCCGTGTCCGTGAGCAGTTCGTCCCGGTGGTCGATCTCGCCCTCCAGGACGCGTTGTTGGCAGGTTCCGCAGAAGCCCCGCTCGCAGGAGTAGAGGGTGTCGGGCAGTTCGGCCCGTACGGCGGCGAGCAGCGTGGAGTCGGCCGGCACGGTCACGGTCCGTGCGCTGCGGCGCAGTTCGACCTCGAAGGCGCTGTCGCCGTCACCCGCCGCGGGGGTGCGCGGGGCGAAGCGTTCCAGGTGCAGCGTGGCCCCCTGCGGCAACCGCTCGCCGACCGCCGCCATCAGCCCCTCCGGCCCGCAGCAGTGGACCGCGGTTCCCTCGGGCAGGTCCCTGAGCAGGGTGTCGAGGTCCGGACGCCCGTCCACGTCCTCGGCCACGACGGTGACCCGCGCCGGGTCCAGCCTCTCGATCTCCGCCAGGAAGGGCATCGACGCCCGGGTCCGCCCGCAGTACAACAGCCGCCAGTCCGTGCGGTCGCGGACCGCACGCAGCATCGGCAGGAGGGGCGTGATCCCGATGCCGCCCGCGACGAAGACGTACCCGGGCGCCTGGGCGAGCGGGAACCGGTTGCGCGGTCCGCGCACCTCGACCGTCATGCCCTCCCGCAGCCGTTCGTGGACCTCGCGCGAGCCGCCCCGCCCGTTTGCGGCCAGCCGCGCAGCGACGGTGTACGAGGAGGTGTCCGCGGGGTCGCCGCAC includes:
- a CDS encoding 5-carboxymethyl-2-hydroxymuconate Delta-isomerase → MPQITVDYSDALDDSFDRRGFALALHPVVVETAAARIEACKTRFRPTGDNVVGAEADGHAVVHVTLALLAGRSEETKVRLTESVLELVRKYVEPVDGVVLHASAEVRDLDPSYRKSEQ
- a CDS encoding TetR/AcrR family transcriptional regulator, producing the protein MTTGVRRRMGVEERRQQLIGVALELFSRRSPDEVSIDEIASAAGISRPLVYHYFPGKLSLYEAALQRAADDLASRFVEPREGPLGARLLRVMRRFFDFVDDHGPGFSALMRGGPAVGSSKTNALVDAVRQAAYVQILAHLKVENAPARLELVVRSWISLVESTALIWLDGRRIPRGELEVQLVHDFAALAAVSAARDEELGALLRGALQGEPGDGPFTDLAVRLIALAAPPKA
- a CDS encoding fused response regulator/phosphatase, which encodes MDGNSRRNGTTTALVVDDVAADRLAVSALLRGAGHEVVPVATAADALRELGVRLREGTLPDVLLVDVRLPDMNGFELCRRLKAHQVLATLPVVHLSAAGAARDDRRRSLDSGAEACLTVPADPEEIHSVVRAAVRAARLRAEDQALIRRLTLLSETIVTVQAARSLDELVDAAAEGTARLTGLPAVVFVLGPEGELYRGMSPKRIDLALPGRGAHDAVAQLIARLGAGRAVVHRTVVHAPLWPAGFFRPGVEDDARLVLAQGGKAPVCLATPVRDSRPQSPADEAGVARLAQATALAAEPLLMYEVERHVALTLQRSFLPQPDKLPDLPGVDIAVRYEPASQQAEIGGDFYAALRTDDGVLAAVGDVVGHSLDAATVMVEIRHALRAYCVEDSDPAVLAERLDRMLQRYHPEVTATVCLMLVEPDTGRVRIANAGHIPPLVVRGSGGADYAKAHGPLLGLGLAVNRPTPTELFLEPSDRLLVVTDGLIETRGTDLAISMERLRVAVADAPPGVRPLCDMLLDRFGRDREDDVAMLALQLRPGQVRP
- a CDS encoding PDR/VanB family oxidoreductase, with protein sequence MTPGLRTVAAVAGTALLVRRALRRRIGASPLWPLPALEEPVSGRPRSRALRLTVTGHERIADGVVRLRLEGHALPRWEPGAHLELVLPSGLVRQYSLCGDPADTSSYTVAARLAANGRGGSREVHERLREGMTVEVRGPRNRFPLAQAPGYVFVAGGIGITPLLPMLRAVRDRTDWRLLYCGRTRASMPFLAEIERLDPARVTVVAEDVDGRPDLDTLLRDLPEGTAVHCCGPEGLMAAVGERLPQGATLHLERFAPRTPAAGDGDSAFEVELRRSARTVTVPADSTLLAAVRAELPDTLYSCERGFCGTCQQRVLEGEIDHRDELLTDTERGDSMLICVSRAHGDRLVLDM